One genomic segment of Diceros bicornis minor isolate mBicDic1 chromosome 13, mDicBic1.mat.cur, whole genome shotgun sequence includes these proteins:
- the NPPA gene encoding natriuretic peptides A, whose amino-acid sequence MGSFPTITTSFLLFLAFQLPGQTRANPVYGSVSNADLMDFKNLLDRLEDKMPLEDEVMPPQVLSEQSEEGGAALSPLAEVPPWTGEVNPAQRDGGALGRGPWDSSDRSALLKSKLRALLAAPRSLRRSSCFGGRMDRIGAQSGLGCNSFRYRR is encoded by the exons ATGGGCTCCTTCCCCACCATCACCACaagcttccttctcttcctggcaTTTCAGCTCCCGGGGCAAACCAGAGCTAACCCCGTGTATGGCTCTGTGTCCAACGCAGACCTGATGGATTTCAAG aATTTGCTGGACCGTTTGGAGGACAAGATGCCCTTAGAAGATGAGGTCATGCCCCCACAAGTACTAAGTGAGCAGAGTGAGGAAGGTGGGGCTGCTCTCAGCCCCCTTGCTGAGGTGCCTCCCTGGACCGGGGAGGTCAACCCAGCCCAGAGAGATGGGGGTGCCCTCGGGCGGGGCCCCTGGGACTCCTCTGATAGATCTGCCCTCCTGAAAAGCAAGCTGAGGGCACTGCTCGCTGCCCCTCGGAGCCTGCGGAGGTCCAGCTGCTTCGGGGGCAGGATGGACAGGATTGGAGCCCAGAGTGGACTGGGCTGCAACAGCTTCCGG TACCGAAGATAA